The Sulfuricystis thermophila genome segment GATCCTGACCGGTAACGGTTCGGAGGAACTCGCGGTCGAGGCGATGAAGCGCGGTGCCGCCGACTACCTCGTCAAGACACCCCAGCAGATCGCCCGTTTGCCGCTGATTTTGAAACAGGCAGTCGAGCAAGCCGCGCAGGCTGCACGGCTGGCGCGCCAGCAGGCCAACGTCGAGCTGGCCGCGAAGATCTTCGAGGCGAGCAGCGACGGGTTGATCATCACCGATGCAGAAAAGCGCATCCTGGCCGTCAATCCGGCTTTCTGCAACCTCATCGGCTATCGGGCCGACGAGCTGGTCGGCTGCAAAACCGATGTCCTCACTGCCGGCCCCAAAGACGAAGCCTGGGTCAACAGAATCTGGGCAGGTGTCGCCAGTCAGGGCAGTTGGCAGGGAGAGATCAGACCCCAGTGCAAGGACGGCACACGCGGCCGCGCCTGGCTCTCCCTGTCGGCAGTCAGGACAGCCGATGGCATCGTCAGACATTATGTCGCCCAGCTCATCGACCTCGCCGAGCGCACCCTGTTCGAGGAGCACTTGCGTTACCTGCTGCAGCATGACGCGTTGACCGATCTGCCGAATCTCGCGCTGCTGACCGACCATCTCGAGCAGGCGCTGGGCAATGCCGTTCGGCAAGCGCGTGTCGTGGCGCTGCTAACGGTCAATCTGACGCGCTTTCGCACCGTCAATGAGCACTATGGCCGCAGCGTCGGCGATCAGGCATTGATCGAAGTGGCGCGCCGCATCAAGGCCCTGCTACGCGCCAGCGACACGGTGGCACGCAGTGGTGCCGACGAATTCGGCATCCTGCTCGCGAACCTCGAACAGGAAGACGATGCGATCCTGCTGGCGCAGCGCATCCTCGACCGGATCGCTGCACCGATGGACATCGACGACCATCGCTTGTCCCTCAACGCTTGTATCGGCATCGCGCTTTTTCCGAAGGATGCCCAGGATGTCGATAGTCTTTTCAAGTGCGCCGACAGTGCGCTCGACCGCGCCCGGGAAGCCGGCGCGCATTGTTTCCGTTTCTTCGATCCGCAACTGAACGAGGACACCCTGCAGCGCTTGCGGCTCGAAACCGACCTGCGACGGGCTGTCGCGCAAGAGGCGCTGGAGATCCGCTATCAGCCGCAGATCGATCTGATCACCGGCCGTATCTGCGGCTCGGAGGCCCTGCTGCGCTGGCATCACCCGGAACTCGGTCCAATCTCGCCGGCGGAGTTCATCCCGCTGGCGGAAGAAATCGGCTTGATCGAATCGATCGGTGCCTGGGTGATCCGCACCGTCTGCCGTCAGAACAAGGCCTGGATCGATGCAGGCTTGCCATTGCTACCGGTGGCGGTGAATGTTTCCCCCCGCCAGTTCCGCCAGGAAAATCTGGCGGAGATCGTCACCACCGCGCTGAGCGAAAGCGGACTGCCGGGTTCCGGACTCGAACTGGAGATCACCGAATCGGCGATGATCGAGCATCCGTCGCAGGTCGCCGACGTCCTCAGCCGTCTCAAGACGCTGGGTGTGAAGCTGGCCCTCGACGACTTCGGCACCGGCTATTCGTCGCTCACCTATCTATCCAGTCTGCCATTCGACAAGATCAAGATCGACCAGAGCTTCATTCGCGATGTGATCACCAATCCCGTCAATGCCACGATCGTCGCCGCCACGATCGCGATGGGACGTAGCCTCGACATGACGGTGCTGGCCGAAGGCGTCGAGAACGAGGCGCAACTGATGTTCCTGCGCTCGCGACAATGCGAGGCGATGCAGGGCTGGCTGTTCAGCCGGGATCTCACCGCAGACGAGTTCGCCGCCCTGCTGAAACAAGGCGCAATGCTGAAAGTCGGCGCTGGCGAGACGGCAGCAGATGAGACCCTGTTGCTGCTCGACGACGAGCCGAACATCCTCAACGCGCTGCGCCGCCTGTTGCGGCGCGAAGGCTATCGGATCCTCGCCACCACCTCGCCGCAGGAGGCCTTCGAATTGCTGGCGCAGCATCGCGTGCAGGTGATCATCTCCGACCAGCGCATGCCGGAGATGAGCGGCACCGAATTTCTCTCACGCGTCAAGCAGATCTATCCCGATACCGTGCGCATCGTGCTCTCCGGCTACACCGATCTGCAATCGATCACCGAGGCGATCAACCGCGGTGCGATCTATCGCTTCCTCGTCAAGCCCTGGGATGATGAAGAACTGCGCCAGCAGGTCCGCGAAGCCTTCCGTGTCGCACACGGGCTGGTGAAAGCTTGAGGGTAGCCATGCAAGCTACGGCAAAGGCCATTTCACTGAGAAACTATATCTCTCGGCTGATCTGGCTGAGCCTGTTGCCCCTGATCGTCCTGGTCGCCTGGTTCGGCCTCGAACAAGCCCGTCAACGGGAATCGGAGTCATTGCAAACCGCCGAGCATGCCGCCGCCCGAATTCGGGATGAGGTCGACCATTTTCTGCAGATGCGGCTCGCCGCACTGAGCATGCTGGCTCAATCTCCTTTGCTCGACCTGCCTTCCAGGCTGGATGTCTTCCACCAGCGTGCACTGGATTTCCAGCGCGACTTCGGCGGTCACCTGATCCTCGCCGACGCTCGATTGCAGATGCTGCTCAATACCCGCGTACCTTTCGGCACTCCGCTACCCCAACTGCCGCAAACCTCGAGGGCGGCAGCCCCGAAAGTGCTGGCGACCGGCAAGCCCCATGTGGGTGACATCGTTCCCGGGCCGGTGGCCCAGCAATCGCTGGTGGCGCTGGTCATACCGGTGTTGCGCGAGGATACGCCGCCCCGCCTGTTGCTGGCGACTTATGAGCTCAACCTCCTGCAGCGGCTGATCGAGGGTATTCCGCTGCCCAAGGGGCAAATGGTCAGGTTGATCGATGGTCAGGGTGCTACGATCGCCAGCCACGGTGCTGCAGCCGCGGCCGGACAAGCCGGGCCGGTACGTCCCTTCACGGCATCCTCGGCGCTCTCTGCCTGGCGCGTCGTGCTCGAGGTTCCCGAGCGGGAACTCGATGCACCATTCCGTGAAGCACTCGCCAAGACCGCCATTTACCTGCTGCTCGCCACCCTGGTCGGCTGGGCCGGTGGTCACCTCGCCGGTCGTCGTCTGGGAACGGCCGTACGCGCCTTGTCCCAGGAAGGGGATGCTGCCCAGGCTGCCTGCGCGATCGAAGAGACCTGCCAAGTACGGCATTTGATCGAAACGCAAAGCAGGCAATTGCTCTTCAGTGAGCAACGCTATCGCAGCCTGTTCGAGAACGACCATACGGTGATGCTGCTGATCGATCCGGCCGACGGCCGCATCGTCGATGCCAATCCGGCCGCTGCGCATTTCTACGGCTGGTCGCGTGAGGCGCTGAAAACCAAATTCATCACGCAAATCAATATCCTGCCGAAGGAGGAGATCGCTCGACAGCTGGCGGGGGTCCGCGAATCCAGTCGAAATGTCTTCCATTTCCGCCATCGACTGGCCAACGATGAAATCCGCGATGTCGAAGTGCATACCGGACCGGTGCGCATGGAAGGGCGACTACTGCTGTATTCGATCGTCCTCGACGAAACCGAACGGCTGGCCACGCAACGAGCCTTGGAGCAGGCGCTGCGGGTCGTCGAGGCCAGTCCGGTGGTGAGCTTCCGCTGGCTGGCAAAGACTGGCTGGCCCGTAGAGTATGTCTCAAACAACATCAGTCGTTGGGGATATCGGCCCGAAGACATCCGCGCCGGCCGGCCGACCTACGCCGAGATCATCCACCCGGATGATCTACCGCGTGTAAGGAGCGAGGTAGACGCACACATGGCGGCCGGGGACGCACGTTACACCCAAACCTATCGGATCCGCGCCGCGGACGGTCGCTATTTCTGGGTCGAAGACAACAGTTGGCTCATCCATGACGAACAAGGTAAGGTGATCGCCTACGAAGGCGTGGTCACCGACATCGACGAGCGTAAGCGTTACGAACAGCAGCTGACGGACAGTCTTGCCGAGCAGAAGACCCTCAATCGCAAGCTCGAAGCGGCCCAGAACCAACTGGTGCATGCCGAGAAAATGGCCTCGATCGGCCAGCTTGCGGCCGGGGTGGCCCACGAGCTCAACAATCCGATCGGCTTCATCACCAGCAACCTGAACACCCTCGAAACTTATCTCACGGATCTTTTCGCCATCGCCGACGCCTATGCCCATGCCGAGCTGGCCTATGGTATGGAATCGCCGCCGTTCGAACGCGCCCGCACGCTGAAAGAGGAAAAGGACTACGATTTCCTGCGCAGCGACATCCTGGCGCTGTTGCAGGAGTCGAAAGAAGGGCTGGCGCGTGTCGCGCGGATCGTGCGCGACCTGAAGGATTTCTCGCATCCCGGCAGCACGGCGATGCAGTGGGCCGACCTGCATGCCGGTCTCGATTCGACCCTCAACATCGTCTGGAACGAGCTGAAATACAAATGTACCGTCATCAAGCGTTACGGCGAGCTGCCGCAGGTCTGGTGCGACATCGCTCAGCTCAACCAGGTGTTCATGAACCTTCTCGTCAATGCCAGCCACGCCATCGCCGAGAAAGGCGAGATCACGATCACCACCGGCCGGCAGGGTGACCGGGTGTTCGTCGCGATCAGCGACACCGGCAGCGGCATCGCGCCGGAAAATCTCAAGCGCATTTTCGATCCCTTCTTCACCACCAAGCCGGTCGGCAAAGGTACCGGCCTCGGCCTTTCCTTGGCTTACAGCATCGTGCAGAAGCATCGCGGCAGCATCGAAGTCCAGAGCGAACTGGGCAAAGGCACCACCTTCACCGTCTGGCTGCCGATCGCACCCCCTGAACCTGCCGCCGGTGCCGTGCCGCCAGCGCCGACTTTGGAGTCCACATGACTGCCACCCAAACACCTCCAGCTGCGCCCAGCATTCTGTGCGTCGATGACGAGCCTTCGATCCTCTCGGCGCTCAAACGCCTTTTCCGTCCCCACGGCTTTACCGTGCTGACCGCCGGCTCCGGCCAGGAAGCCCTCGAATTGCTGGCGCAGCAGCCGGTCGATGTCGTCATCAGCGATATGCGCATGCCGCAGATGGACGGCGCGCAGTTTCTCGAACAGGTCTTCCAGCGCTGGCCCGAGACGAAGCGCATCCTGCTCACCGGCTATGCCGATGCCAATGCCACCATTGCGGCAGTCAATCTCGGTCATATCTGGCGCTATGTCGCCAAGCCCTGGAACGATGCCGAGCTGGTGGCCGCGGTCCAGCAGGCGCTGGCCCACCGCCGGCTGGAGCGGGAAAACGCCGCACTCGTCGCACTCACCCGGCGCCAGAACGAAGAACTGAAGCAGCTCAATGCGGCACTGGAAGCCAAGGTCGCCGCACGCACCGCCGAGCTGCAGCAGATGCTCGCAATGCTGGAAAAAAGCCACGAGGAGCTGAAGAAAGGCTTCATGACCACCGTGAAGGTGCTCTCCAGCCTGTTCGAACTGCGCGGCGGCAAACTCGCCGGCCACTCGCGCCGCGTCGCGGAGACGGCGCGCCAGCTCGCCCAGGCATTGCAGCTCGACGAAGCCGCCGCGCAGGATGTGCTGCTCGCCGCGCTATTGCACGACATCGGCAAGATCAGCCTGCCGGACCACCTGCTCGACAAACCTTTCAACACGATGCCGGCCGAGGAGCGCGCTCAGGTGATGACCCATCCGCAGCGTGGCGAACTGGTGCTGAACGCGGTCGACCAACTCAAGAAAGCGGCCGTGCTGGTGCGCCATCATCATGAATGTTTCGATGGCAGCGGCTACCCCGATCATCTGGTAGGGCTGGCCATTCCGCTCGGCGCGCGCATTCTCGCCGTGGCCAATGACTTCGACGCCCTGCAGTTGGGCACGCTGGTCAGCCGCCCGCTGAAACCCGCCGAGGCCCGCACCTACATCTTCGAAAACCGCGGCAAGCGCTACGACCCACAAGTCGTCGCTGCCTTCATGGCCAAGGTCGCCGACCAGATTCCAGAAGAAGTCCAGGAGCTGCCGATGCGCCCCGGTACCCTGCGTCCCGGCATGGTGCTGACGCGAGACCTGATGCATCCGGACGGCTATCTGCTGCTCGCCAAGGGGCAGGCCGTCGATAGTGTGGTGATCGAGCAGTTGCTGAAGATCGAGTCGTTGGAAGGTCATCGCCTGACTCTCTACGTCCATCCGGAGAAATGAAATGGAAGCCTTCGTCTGGAACGAGCGTTTCGAGACCGGCTTTGCCAGCGTCGATGCCCAGCATCGCCATCTCGTCTCCCTCGTCAATCGCGCCGGGGAGCTGATGTCGGCCCCCGAAACGAGCCAGTCCGAGGTCGACGGTGTGTTCCATCAGCTCGCGCACTACGCCGTCACACATTTTCGCGACGAAGAGCACCTGATGCTTGAGAACGGCATCGATACGCGCCATCTCGAACACCACCGCAAGTCGCACCATGATTTCGCAGACCAGGTGAAGATGATGTGGAACCAGCGCACGATGATGTCATCGCCGGCCGAAACCCTGCACGGCTTCCTCGTCGCCTGGCTGAGCTTCCACATCCTCGGTGAGGATCAGCAGATGGCGCGCGAGATCATGCGCATCCGTCAAGGCAAGTCGCCGGCCGAGGCCCACGAGCTCGAACAAACGCGCGGCGAACGATCGACCATGGCCTTGATCACCGCGCTGAAAAACATCTACGCGGTGCTGCTGCGCCTGAATCGGGACATGGCGCAGATCAACACCCGGCTCGAAGCGGAGGTCGCCGAGCGCACCCGCGAACTGCTGCAGTCGGAAAAGCTGGCCTCGATCGGCCAGCTCGCTGCCGGCGTGGCGCATGAGATCAACAATCCGATCGGCTTCGTCAGCTCCAACCTCGGTACGCTCGGCCGCTATGTCGATCAGCTGCAACGTTTGGCGGAGCTCGGCGCGAGCACGCCGCAGGGGAACGCCATCGCCCGCGAGATCGACTTCGACTACCTCAGGTCCGACTTGCGCGATCTGCTGCGCGAATCACGCGAAGGACTCGAACGCGTGCACAAGATCATCGTCAACCTCAAGGATTTCTCGCGCGTCGATCAGGCGGAATGGCAGGAGGCCGATCTGCTCGCCGGGCTCGAAAGCACGCTCGCCGTCGCTGCGCACGAATTGAAATACAAGGCCGAGATCGAGCGCGAGCTGACGCCGCTCCCCCCGGTTCGCTGCATGCCGGCGCAGATCAACCAGGTGTTTCTCAATCTGCTGGTCAACGCAGCGCAGGCGATCACGGGTCACGGCAAGATCACTTTGAAAAGCGGGCGTGAGAGCGAGCGGGTCTGGGTCGAGATCGCCGACACCGGCTGCGGCATGGACGAAGCCACGAAACTCCGTATCTTCGATCCATTTTTCACCACCAAACCCGTCGGTACCGGCACCGGCCTGGGCCTATCGCTGAGCTGGGACATCGTCAAGAAACACGGCGGCAGCATCGAAGTCGATAGCACGCCTGGTCAGGGTTCCCGCTTCCGTATCTGGCTGCCGATTTCCGGACCAAACGAAACCACGTGACCGCCTAGCCGTGCTACTCTCTCGCGCCGCCAGGCAATGCTCGCCTTGGCGGCAATACCATGCATCGACTCCATCAATTTCCGATCACCACCGTCTGGCCCGGCTCGCCTTATCCTCGCGGCGCCACCTGGGATGGCGAAGGCGTCAACTTCGCCCTGTTTTCCGAGCATGCGGAAAAAGTCGAACTATGCCTGTTCGATCCGTCCGGCCAACACGAGATTCAACGCATCACGCTGCGCGAGCAGACCGATCTGGTCTGGCATTGCTATCTGCCCGAGGCGCGCCCGGGACTGCTCTACGGTTATCGGGTGCATGGGCCATATGACCCGGCGCGTGGCCATCGCTTCAATCCGAACAAGCTGCTTCTCGACCCTTACGCGCGCGACATCGTCGGGCCCCTCATCTGGAACGACGCCCATTTCGGCTATCGGGTCGATGCCACGCACGACGACCTGTCGTTCGATCTCCGCGACAATGCCCCCTGGATGCCGAAGTGCCGCGTCACCGACCCAGCGTTTTCCTGGGGGGAAGATCGCTCACCGAACATTCCCTGGCACGAGATGGTGATCTACGAGCTGCACGTACGCGGCTTCACGATCGAGCATCCCGAAGTGCCGCCGCCCCTGCGCGGTACCTATGCAGGGCTGATCACCGCGCCGGTGATCGCGCATCTCAAGCGGCTGGGCATCACCTCGGTGGAACTGATGCCGATCCACAGCTTCATCGACGACCGCCATCTGATCGACCAGGGCAAGCGCAACTACTGGGGCTACAACTCGATCGGCTTCTTCGCGCCCGAGCAACGTTATTCGGCGAGCGGCTCGCCGAAAGAGTTCAAGACCATGGTCAAGACCCTGCATTCGGCGGGCATCGAGGTGATCCTCGACGTGGTCTACAACCACACCGCCGAAGGCAATCATCTCGGCCCGACGCTGTCGTTCAAGGGTATCGACAACAGCGTCTATTATCGTCTGCAGGAAGGCAATCCGCGCTTCTACCGTGACTACACCGGCTGCGGCAACACCTTGAACCTCGAACACCCGCGCGTGCTACAGCTGGTGATGGATTCGCTGCGCTACTGGGTGCAGGAAATGCACGTCGACGGTTTCCGCTTCGATCTCGCCGCCTCGCTCGGCCGCGAGCAGCATGCGGTGAATCACTTCGGCGCCT includes the following:
- a CDS encoding EAL domain-containing protein, with the protein product MENPAPIRVLYIEDNLFDREQVRAALEDAEAVFVLKTVTQRGDFEAALQSGGIDCVLTDFDVLGFTGLQVFDVVRAAQPQLPVVILTGNGSEELAVEAMKRGAADYLVKTPQQIARLPLILKQAVEQAAQAARLARQQANVELAAKIFEASSDGLIITDAEKRILAVNPAFCNLIGYRADELVGCKTDVLTAGPKDEAWVNRIWAGVASQGSWQGEIRPQCKDGTRGRAWLSLSAVRTADGIVRHYVAQLIDLAERTLFEEHLRYLLQHDALTDLPNLALLTDHLEQALGNAVRQARVVALLTVNLTRFRTVNEHYGRSVGDQALIEVARRIKALLRASDTVARSGADEFGILLANLEQEDDAILLAQRILDRIAAPMDIDDHRLSLNACIGIALFPKDAQDVDSLFKCADSALDRAREAGAHCFRFFDPQLNEDTLQRLRLETDLRRAVAQEALEIRYQPQIDLITGRICGSEALLRWHHPELGPISPAEFIPLAEEIGLIESIGAWVIRTVCRQNKAWIDAGLPLLPVAVNVSPRQFRQENLAEIVTTALSESGLPGSGLELEITESAMIEHPSQVADVLSRLKTLGVKLALDDFGTGYSSLTYLSSLPFDKIKIDQSFIRDVITNPVNATIVAATIAMGRSLDMTVLAEGVENEAQLMFLRSRQCEAMQGWLFSRDLTADEFAALLKQGAMLKVGAGETAADETLLLLDDEPNILNALRRLLRREGYRILATTSPQEAFELLAQHRVQVIISDQRMPEMSGTEFLSRVKQIYPDTVRIVLSGYTDLQSITEAINRGAIYRFLVKPWDDEELRQQVREAFRVAHGLVKA
- a CDS encoding HD domain-containing phosphohydrolase produces the protein MTATQTPPAAPSILCVDDEPSILSALKRLFRPHGFTVLTAGSGQEALELLAQQPVDVVISDMRMPQMDGAQFLEQVFQRWPETKRILLTGYADANATIAAVNLGHIWRYVAKPWNDAELVAAVQQALAHRRLERENAALVALTRRQNEELKQLNAALEAKVAARTAELQQMLAMLEKSHEELKKGFMTTVKVLSSLFELRGGKLAGHSRRVAETARQLAQALQLDEAAAQDVLLAALLHDIGKISLPDHLLDKPFNTMPAEERAQVMTHPQRGELVLNAVDQLKKAAVLVRHHHECFDGSGYPDHLVGLAIPLGARILAVANDFDALQLGTLVSRPLKPAEARTYIFENRGKRYDPQVVAAFMAKVADQIPEEVQELPMRPGTLRPGMVLTRDLMHPDGYLLLAKGQAVDSVVIEQLLKIESLEGHRLTLYVHPEK
- a CDS encoding hemerythrin domain-containing protein, giving the protein MEAFVWNERFETGFASVDAQHRHLVSLVNRAGELMSAPETSQSEVDGVFHQLAHYAVTHFRDEEHLMLENGIDTRHLEHHRKSHHDFADQVKMMWNQRTMMSSPAETLHGFLVAWLSFHILGEDQQMAREIMRIRQGKSPAEAHELEQTRGERSTMALITALKNIYAVLLRLNRDMAQINTRLEAEVAERTRELLQSEKLASIGQLAAGVAHEINNPIGFVSSNLGTLGRYVDQLQRLAELGASTPQGNAIAREIDFDYLRSDLRDLLRESREGLERVHKIIVNLKDFSRVDQAEWQEADLLAGLESTLAVAAHELKYKAEIERELTPLPPVRCMPAQINQVFLNLLVNAAQAITGHGKITLKSGRESERVWVEIADTGCGMDEATKLRIFDPFFTTKPVGTGTGLGLSLSWDIVKKHGGSIEVDSTPGQGSRFRIWLPISGPNETT
- the glgX gene encoding glycogen debranching protein GlgX encodes the protein MHRLHQFPITTVWPGSPYPRGATWDGEGVNFALFSEHAEKVELCLFDPSGQHEIQRITLREQTDLVWHCYLPEARPGLLYGYRVHGPYDPARGHRFNPNKLLLDPYARDIVGPLIWNDAHFGYRVDATHDDLSFDLRDNAPWMPKCRVTDPAFSWGEDRSPNIPWHEMVIYELHVRGFTIEHPEVPPPLRGTYAGLITAPVIAHLKRLGITSVELMPIHSFIDDRHLIDQGKRNYWGYNSIGFFAPEQRYSASGSPKEFKTMVKTLHSAGIEVILDVVYNHTAEGNHLGPTLSFKGIDNSVYYRLQEGNPRFYRDYTGCGNTLNLEHPRVLQLVMDSLRYWVQEMHVDGFRFDLAASLGREQHAVNHFGAFFDILHQDPILSRVKLIAEPWDLGEGGYQVGNFPLGWAEWNDRYRDCMRAFWRGDGGKIGEFATRITGSSDLYARNGRRPYASINFITAHDGFTLHDLVSYAHKHNEANGEDNRDGSDNNLSCNYGVEGETSDPAILALRARQKRNLLATLLFSQGVPMILAGDEMGRTQHGNNNAYCQDNPLGWVNWNLGQDDRELLEFVARLVRLRHRHPVFRRRNFFQGRPIRYSGEGGIKDIHWLKPDGADMTDEEWTNDQARCLGVYLSGEAIGEVDRHGRAIRDDNFILLFNAHVERIDFVLPRLCDDCLWQVLIDTHYHAGLEPDGTFRGGERYPLEGRGFVLLRQQSSTGHLSQDR
- a CDS encoding ATP-binding protein; amino-acid sequence: MQATAKAISLRNYISRLIWLSLLPLIVLVAWFGLEQARQRESESLQTAEHAAARIRDEVDHFLQMRLAALSMLAQSPLLDLPSRLDVFHQRALDFQRDFGGHLILADARLQMLLNTRVPFGTPLPQLPQTSRAAAPKVLATGKPHVGDIVPGPVAQQSLVALVIPVLREDTPPRLLLATYELNLLQRLIEGIPLPKGQMVRLIDGQGATIASHGAAAAAGQAGPVRPFTASSALSAWRVVLEVPERELDAPFREALAKTAIYLLLATLVGWAGGHLAGRRLGTAVRALSQEGDAAQAACAIEETCQVRHLIETQSRQLLFSEQRYRSLFENDHTVMLLIDPADGRIVDANPAAAHFYGWSREALKTKFITQINILPKEEIARQLAGVRESSRNVFHFRHRLANDEIRDVEVHTGPVRMEGRLLLYSIVLDETERLATQRALEQALRVVEASPVVSFRWLAKTGWPVEYVSNNISRWGYRPEDIRAGRPTYAEIIHPDDLPRVRSEVDAHMAAGDARYTQTYRIRAADGRYFWVEDNSWLIHDEQGKVIAYEGVVTDIDERKRYEQQLTDSLAEQKTLNRKLEAAQNQLVHAEKMASIGQLAAGVAHELNNPIGFITSNLNTLETYLTDLFAIADAYAHAELAYGMESPPFERARTLKEEKDYDFLRSDILALLQESKEGLARVARIVRDLKDFSHPGSTAMQWADLHAGLDSTLNIVWNELKYKCTVIKRYGELPQVWCDIAQLNQVFMNLLVNASHAIAEKGEITITTGRQGDRVFVAISDTGSGIAPENLKRIFDPFFTTKPVGKGTGLGLSLAYSIVQKHRGSIEVQSELGKGTTFTVWLPIAPPEPAAGAVPPAPTLEST